In Pseudonocardia sp. C8, one genomic interval encodes:
- a CDS encoding dihydrofolate reductase family protein: protein MGVGHDMSPSCGGCRALGGVDLDALHEGSRGLRGPFTVAGLSVTGSAAADGRQPAVIATTTGAWFMSSTGSRLRPGGVRARPWCAGERPREPAMRKVIANEFVTLDGVVQAPSYADEDLAGGFEHGGWNARYLDDVSMQWVIDNVRGAGGYLLGRGTYQRFAAHWPHAPEEQQVLAEPMNTLPKYVASTTIEEPLRWQNARLLAGDLGAAVAALKADDGGDLHLIGSPGLLQTLIHLGLVDELRLMIDPVVVGGGKRLFGDDGALQPLRLVDSRVTGTGAIIATYATGGG, encoded by the coding sequence ATGGGCGTCGGCCATGACATGTCACCTTCCTGTGGGGGTTGCCGCGCGCTCGGTGGGGTCGACCTCGACGCGCTCCACGAGGGTTCCCGCGGCCTGCGCGGCCCATTCACGGTCGCCGGGCTCTCCGTGACGGGCTCCGCCGCGGCGGACGGTCGTCAGCCGGCTGTGATAGCGACGACCACCGGGGCCTGGTTCATGTCGAGCACGGGCTCCCGGCTCCGTCCCGGTGGTGTCAGAGCCCGGCCATGGTGCGCCGGAGAACGACCGAGGGAGCCCGCAATGCGGAAGGTGATTGCGAACGAGTTCGTGACGCTGGACGGGGTGGTGCAAGCGCCCAGCTATGCCGACGAGGACCTCGCCGGCGGGTTCGAGCACGGTGGCTGGAACGCCCGCTACCTCGATGACGTGTCCATGCAGTGGGTGATCGACAACGTGCGAGGCGCCGGCGGCTACCTGCTCGGGCGCGGCACCTACCAGCGGTTTGCCGCCCACTGGCCGCACGCGCCGGAGGAGCAGCAGGTGCTCGCCGAGCCGATGAACACGCTGCCGAAGTACGTGGCCTCGACGACCATCGAGGAGCCGCTCAGGTGGCAGAACGCGCGGCTGCTGGCAGGCGATCTCGGTGCTGCGGTGGCCGCGCTGAAGGCGGACGACGGAGGGGACCTCCACCTCATCGGCAGCCCGGGGCTTCTCCAGACCCTGATCCACCTGGGTCTGGTCGACGAGCTCCGGCTGATGATCGACCCGGTGGTGGTGGGTGGCGGCAAGCGCCTGTTCGGCGACGACGGTGCGCTGCAACCGCTCCGGCTGGTCGACAGCCGGGTCACCGGCACGGGCGCGATCATCGCGACCTACGCCACCGGCGGTGGCTGA